One Zymoseptoria tritici IPO323 chromosome 3, whole genome shotgun sequence genomic region harbors:
- the MgBGL10 gene encoding putative beta-glucosidase (Beta-Glucosidase (Glycosyl Hydrolase Family 3) (Avenicinase-like)), producing the protein MCLAPVNGQDPLTEAGPAWNHADYETSPPVYPSPQMSGAGWEIALEKAKAWVSQLTTDEKSLLVTGTEGPCVGNIAPIPRLNFTGLCLQDGPLSLRQADYASVFPAGISVAAAWDRKLAYKRGYQLGAEYKAKGAHVVLGPVAGPLGRSGYAGRNWEGFSPEPYLTGVFMSETIEGHQDAGVQACAKHYVGNEQETQRNPSINPETNQTIEALSANIDDRTLHELYNWPFANAVKSGVASIMCSYQRLNGSYGCQNSKILNGVLKEEMGFQGWVVSDWMATHAGHQAADAGLDMNMPGGLVFSQSVPSFWGKNLTTSVENGSLALTRLDDMAHRVMAPYFHLNQDVNFPNVDGSSPGLQKTWGTYNFTYGPKSTDVRANHKELIRELGAAGTVLLKNVNKTLPLKNPKNIAVYGNDAGDITNGLYFANLISNTGFEYGVLPTAGGSGTGRFTYVVPPLDAIKAKVDEDALVQYLLNNTQIIGGQQQGPTGFVGLTPDSSGLIYPEPEVCLVFVKTWASEGYDRTTLRFDWNGTEVVETVALSCPNTIVITHSSGLNVLPFADNENVTAIIAAHLPGQEVGNSIVDILWGDVNPSGKLPYTIAHEEEDYAFADITNSTELLETTDPNAWQQDFTERLLIDYRHFDYENKSVAYEFGFGLSYTTFEVADASVEKIVDGEIAPTAAPAAIVPGGNPGLWETLYKITVKVTNTGDLAGATVPQLYLGLPQIKNEATTPPKVLRGFEKVYLEPGQSQEVEFELQRRDISYWDVVAQDWVIDPATINVHVGLSSRDIHTTSSFEPLGPTAYRPRRM; encoded by the exons ATGTGTCTGGCTCCAGTCAATGGACAAGATCCTCTCACAGAAGCTGGTCCAGCTTGGAATCATGCCGACTATGAGACCAGCCCGCCGGTCTACCCCTCGC CTCAAATGTCGGGCGCTGGGTGGGAGATTGCCCTTGAGAAGGCAAAGGCTTGGGTCTCGCAGTTGACTACTGATGAGAAGTCACTCCTGGTCACTGGTACTGAAGGACCTTGCGTAGGCAACATTG CACCGATTCCACGACTCAACTTCACCGGTCTTTGTCTTCAAGACGGTCCTCTCTCACTTCGTCAAGCAGACTATGCCTCGGTCTTCCCAGCAGGTATCAGTGTAGCCGCGGCTTGGGACAGGAAGCTTGCGTATAAGAGAGGATACCAGCTCGGAGCCGAGTACAAGGCCAAAGGCGCCCATGTTGTTCTCGGCCCGGTTGCTGGTCCTCTTGGCAGATCTGGATACGCTGGACGCAATTGGGAG GGATTCTCACCCGAACCGTACCTCACTGGTGTCTTCATGTCAGAAACCATCGAAGGTCATCAAGACGCTGGAGTCCAGGCTTGCGCAAAGC ATTACGTTGGCAACGAACAAGAAACACAGCGCAATCCAAGCATAAACCCAGAGACCAACCAGACGATCGAAGCGCTTTCAGCAAACATCGACGACCGCACCTTACACGAACTCTACAACTGGCCTTTCGCCAATGCAGTCAAGAGTGGCGTTGCTTCAATCATGTGTAGTTATCAGAGGC TCAACGGCAGCTATGGCTGCCAAAACTCCAAGATCCTCAACGGAGTGCTGAAAGAGGAGATGGGGTTTCAGGGCTGGGTGGTCTCCGACTGGATGGCGACTCACGCCGGACACCAGGCCGCCGACGCTGGTCTGGACATGAATATGCCTGGCGGATTGGTCTTCTCGCAGTCCGTCCCAAGTTTCTGGGGCAAAAATCTCACCACGAGCGTCGAGAACGGAAGCTTGGCCTTGACCCGTCTGGACGACATGGCACATCGCGTCATGGCTCCGTACTTCCATCTCAATCAGGACGTCAACTTCCCGAACGTCGATGGTAGCTCTCCCGGTCTTCAGAAAACATGGGGTAC ATACAACTTCACATACGGTCCAAAGTCAACCGATGTGCGTGCAAATCACAAGGAGCTCATCCGCGAGCTTGGTGCCGCCGGCACTGTTCTGTTGAAGAATGTGAACAAGACTCTGCCCCTAAAGAATCCGAAGAACATTGCAGTATACGGCAACGACGCGGGCGACATCACCAATGGCCTGTATTTTGCGAATCTTATCAGCAACACGGGATTCGAATACGGGGTCCTTCCCACCGCAGGCGGCTCTGGTACCGGTCGTTTCACCTACGTTGTGCCACCACTCGATGCCATCAAGGCGAaggtcgacgaggacgcCCTTGTACAGTACCTCCTTAACAATACCCAGATCATCGGCGGCCAGCAACAGGGACCCACTGGCTTCGTTGGACTTACGCCAGACTCTTCTGGACTGATCTACCCCGAGCCAGAGGTCTGCCTAGTTTT TGTCAAGACGTGGGCCAGCGAGGGCTACGACCGTACCACTCTCAGATTTGACTGGAATGGTACAGAAGTTGTCGAGACTGTCGCGCTCAGCTGCCCCAACACCATCGTCATCACTCACTCTTCTGGTCTCAACGTTCTCCCATTCGCTGACAACGAGAACGTCACTGCCATCATTGCTGCTCATCTCCCTGGCCAAGAAGTCGGAAATAGCATCGT TGACATCCTCTGGGGAGACGTCAACCCATCTGGCAAGCTTCCTTATACCATCGCgcacgaggaggaagactaCGCTTTCGCGGACATCACCAACTCCACCGAGCTCCTCGAGACCACCGATCCCAATGCCTGGCAACAAGACTTCACTGAgcgtctcctcatcgacTATCGCCACTTCGACTACGAGAACAAGTCCGTGGCGTACGAGTTTGGCTTCGGTCTATCATACACAACATTCGAAGTGGCGGACGCAAGCGTTGAGAAGATCGTCGATGGCGAGATTGCTCCGACTGCTGCTCCCGCTGCTATTGTTCCTGGTGGAAATCCAGGTCTTTGGGAGACTTTGTACAAGATCACGGTAAAGGTGACAAACACTGGTGACCTTGCCGGTGCCACCGTTCCTCAGCTTTACCTTGGTCTGCCGCAGATCAAGAACGAGGCTACCACTCCCCCAAAAGTACTCCGTGGATTCGAGAAGGTCTACCTTGAGCCAGGCCAGAGCCAGGAGGTCGAGTTTGAGCTGCAGAGGAGAGATATCTCCTACTGGGATGT TGTTGCTCAGGACTGGGTCATCGACCCGGCTACGATCAATGTCCACGTCGGTCTTTCCAGCCGCGACATCCACACTACTTCGTCGTTTGAGCCGCTTGGACCGACTGCGTACCGCCCTCGCCGAATGTAG